Proteins co-encoded in one Ziziphus jujuba cultivar Dongzao chromosome 9, ASM3175591v1 genomic window:
- the LOC107427483 gene encoding pentatricopeptide repeat-containing protein MRL1, chloroplastic, which translates to MDVSFSAKPQILTLFSYNHFASTSSSLSPSKLRSIRSEFLGCGHNLRPPGGLLRYRRRNGKLGPYFYSTRFRFRASLTSHSVLVVVAVVTFSAVSIFYWNRFRSKKNAKMAWGPPNFALPELGRNFKNQDMESQILGLGDFHDVKVHKMLENEIREKSHASEDKEAQLQYQKSAWVHEEALIANSVQSPGSNNVVASSVGDIDIAFSNNSEVMDKSLSTAFSISATLQSLHLPHELTGLQLEELQEKIESDSGFDGEMGESKLSNGSIHVNNSLAGLHEHKNEKNELDEEGKTATYVNVLLGEPAREELYMFYEANRSKSMTKNLENLNGKRTLSSHASLLDGSTFSSSLKNNILDGADVSAQVSPKISEYVEGKIPSASYKSGHPCSRKDSGKGNGHSRNNEETRHFTQNNHKILPLLPDLNELNVDDRHHTSEQLSAYNRLLKDGRLTDSVELLEDMERRGLLDMNKVYHAKFFKICKSQKAINEAFRYFKLITNPTLSTFNMLMSVCASSQYSEGAFQVLRLAQDAGLKADCKLYTTLISTCAKSGKVDAMFKVFHEMVNAGVEPNVHTYGALIDGCARAGQVAKAFGAYGIMRSKNVKPDRVVFNALITACGQSGAVDRAFDVLSEMTTETQPIDPDHITIGALIKACMNAGQVDRAQEVYKMIHKYKIKGTPEVYTIAVNCCSQTGDWEFARNVYDDMTKKGVIPDEMFLSALIDVAGHAGNLDDAFEILQEVSNQGVHAGIMSYSSLMGACCNAKNWQKALELYGNLKSMKLELTVSTVNALITALCDGDQLEKAIEVLSEMKAIGLCPDSITYSVLVVACDRKDDLEAGLMLLSQAKKDGIPLNLTMCRCIIGMCLRRFEKACTVGEPVFSFNSGQLQVENKWTSSALMVYRETIVAGVMPTIEVLSQVLGCLRLPYDASLKNRLIENMGVSADTSRPSKLYSLIDGFCEYDPRAFSLLEEAASIGIVQCVSFKESPVVVDARKLETHTAEVYLLTVLRALKHRLAAGSKLPNITILVPVEKTQIISPKGEKTINLAGRVGQAVAALLRRLRLPYQGNESHGKIRINGLAMKRWFQPKLASPFSGKPEELSSPQFRLGRGISHQQRNIRTANLSLD; encoded by the exons TGGACGTGAGCTTCTCAGCGAAGCCTCAAATTCTGACTCTGTTTTCGTACAACCACTTcgcttctacttcttcttctctttccccTTCAAAACTCCGATCAATCCGAAGTGAATTTCTCGGCTGCGGTCATAACCTCAGGCCTCCAGGTGGTCTTCTTCGCTATCGGAGAAGGAATGGGAAGTTAGGACCTTACTTTTACTCCACTCGTTTTCGCTTCAGAGCTTCTCTCACTTCTCATTCGGTTCTAGTCGTTGTCGCTGTGGTTACTTTCTCTGCTGTTTCCATTTTCTACTGGAATCGATTTCGGTCCAAGAAGAATGCCAAAATG gCGTGGGGACCTCCGAATTTTGCTTTGCCTGAACTAGGCAGAAATTTTAAGAACCAGGACATGGAGAGCCAGATTCTGGGTCTTGGAGATTTTCATGATGTGAAAGTTCATAAAATGCTGGAGAATGAAATCCGAGAGAAAAGCCATGCATCTGAGGATAAAGAGGCCCAACTGCAGTATCAGAAATCTGCTTGGGTTCACGAAGAGGCTCTAATCGCCAACTCAGTACAGTCACCAGGTTCCAATAATGTAGTTGCTTCTAGTGTCGGGGATATTGATATTGCCTTTTCAAATAACTCTGAAGTTATGGATAAGTCTCTTTCAACTGCGTTTTCGATATCAGCTACTCTGCAATCTCTTCATTTACCCCATGAATTGACTGGATTGCAATTGGAAGAATTACAAGAGAAAATTGAGTCCGACTCTGGGTTTGATGGCGAAATGGGTGAATCTAAGTTGAGCAATGGTTCTATTCATGTAAATAATTCACTTGCAGGATTGCATgaacataaaaatgaaaagaatgaacTTGATGAGGAGGGAAAAACTGCCACCTATGTTAATGTCCTTCTTGGAGAACCGGCTAGAGAAGAGCTTTACATGTTTTATGAGGCAAACAGGTCCAAATCGATgactaaaaatttagaaaacttgAATGGTAAAAGAACACTTTCTTCCCATGCCTCCCTTTTGGATGGCAGTACATTCTCTTCATCATTGAAGAACAACATCTTAGATGGAGCAGATGTATCTGCTCAGGTTTCCCCTAAAATATCAG AGTATGTTGAAGGAAAAATACCTTCTGCAAGTTACAAATCAGGTCATCCCTGCAGTAGAAAAGACTCGGGAAAAGGCAATGGACATTCAAGGAATAATGAAGAAACAAGACATTTTACTCAGAATAATCACAAAATTTTGCCCCTGCTCCCTGACCTAAATGAGTTGAATGTCGATGATAGACATCATACTTCAGAGCAATTAAGTGCTTATAACCGTTTGCTGAAGGATGGGAG GTTAACTGACTCTGTTGAACTGCTTGAAGATATGGAAAGAAGGGGTTTGTTAGACATGAATAAG GTTTACcatgcaaagtttttcaaaatatgcAAAAGTCAAAAGGCTATTAATGAAGCTTTCCGTTACTTCAAATTGATTACTAATCCAACATTGAGTACATTTAATATGCTCATGTCTGTCTGTGCAAGCTCTCAATATTCAGAGG GCGCGTTCCAGGTTCTGAGACTTGCCCAGGATGCTGGATTAAAAGCTGACTGCAAACTTTACACTACCCTAATATCTACTTGTGCTAAGAGTGGCAAAGTTGATGCAATGTTTAAA GTGTTTCATGAGATGGTTAATGCTGGTGTGGAACCAAATGTTCACACATATGGTGCGCTTATTGATGGTTGTGCTAGAGCTGGGCAAGTAGCCAAGGCATTTGGTGCTTATGGTATAATGAGGTCTAAG AATGTGAAGCCAGATCGAGTTGTATTCAATGCGCTTATTACAGCATGTGGTCAATCAGGAGCTGTTGATCGTGCTTTTGATGTGTTATCAGAAATGACAACGGAGACACAGCCTATAGACCCTGATCATATAACTATTGGTGCATTGATAAAGGCTTGCATGAATGCTGGTCAG GTCGATCGAGCGCAAGAAGTGTATAAGATGATCCATAAATATAAGATTAAGGGCACCCCAGAGGTTTACACAATTGCTGTAAATTGTTGCAGCCAAACTGGTGATTGGGAGTTTGCACGCAATGTGTATGATGACATGACTAAGAAAGGTGTGATCCCTGATGAG atgTTTCTCAGTGCATTAATAGATGTTGCAGGACATGCTGGTAACCTAGATGATGCCTTTGAAATCCTACAAGAAGTTAGCAATCAAGGAGTACATGCTGGAATTATGTCATATAGTTCATTGATGGGAGCCTGTTGCAAT GCCAAAAATTGGCAGAAAGCACTCGAGCTATATGGCAATCTCAAGTCTATGAAATTGGAGCTAACTGTTTCCACTGTCAATGCTTTGATCACTGCACTGT GCGATGGTGATCAACTGGAGAAGGCTATAGAAGTTCTCTCAGAAATGAAGGCTATAGGATTGTGCCCAGATAGCATAACATATTCTGTGCTAGTGGTAGCATGTGATAG GAAGGATGATCTAGAAGCAGGCCTGATGCTCCTCTCTCAAGCAAAAAAGGATGGGATTCCCCTCAATCTCACTATGTGTAGATGCATAATTG GCATGTGCCTACGGAGATTCGAGAAGGCTTGTACAGTTGGTGAGccagttttttcatttaactcaGGCCAGCTACAAGTTGAAAATAAATG GACATCATCAGCCTTAATGGTTTACCGTGAAACAATTGTAGCTGGTGTGATGCCTACAATTGAGGTACTATCACAAGTTTTGGGATGCTTGCGGCTCCCTTATGATGCTTCCTTGAAAAATAGGCTCATTGAGAATATGGGTGTAAGTGCTGACACATCAAGACCGTCAAAGCTTTATTCATTGATAGATGGATTTTGTGAATATGATCCCCGTGCTTTTTCGTTACTTGAG GAAGCTGCTTCTATTGGAATTGTTCAATGTGTATCCTTCAAAGAAAGTCCGGTTGTTGTTGATGCAAGGAAATTAGAAACTCATACAGCTGAG GTGTACCTTTTAACTGTGTTGAGAGCCCTCAAGCATCGGCTTGCTGCTG GTTCAAAGTTACCTAACATAACCATTTTAGTGCCTGTTGAGAAGACGCAAATTATATCTCCCAAAGGGGAGAAGACAATCAACCTTGCAGGAAG GGTTGGCCAGGCAGTTGCAGCATTATTGAGAAGGCTTAGGCTACCTTACCAAGGAAATGAATCCCATGGAAAAATCAGAATTAATGGCTTAGCCATGAAAAGATGGTTTCAGCCAAAGCTTGCTTCCCCTTTCAGTGGAAAACCAGAAGAACTAAGCTCACCTCAGTTCCGACTAGGAAGAGGAATTTCTCATCAGCAGCGTAACATTCGAACAGCCAATCTATCATTGGATTAA
- the LOC107427415 gene encoding auxin-responsive protein SAUR21, whose translation MVKMGIMRLPTRSLKILQSLPSRNHHHHQSNVPKGHIAVYVGEIQRKRFVVPISYLNHPSFRELLNRAEEEFGFDHPMGGLTIPCREDTFIHLTSQISE comes from the coding sequence ATGGTGAAAATGGGCATTATGAGGTTGCCAACCAGAAGTCTGAAAATACTGCAATCTCTTCCTTCTAGAAATCATCACCACCATCAATCAAATGTCCCAAAAGGGCACATTGCAGTTTATGTGGGAGAGATTcagaggaagagatttgtggTTCCCATATCATATTTGAACCATCCTTCATTCAGAGAGTTGCTTAATAGAGCTGAGGAAGAGTTTGGATTTGATCATCCAATGGGTGGTCTTACTATCCCATGCAGGGAAGACACCTTCATTCATCTCACTTCTCAGATTTCTGAATAA